In Zingiber officinale cultivar Zhangliang chromosome 1A, Zo_v1.1, whole genome shotgun sequence, a genomic segment contains:
- the LOC122032310 gene encoding probable phospholipid-transporting ATPase 4: MGRRRLHERLRWTNLYTFSCIRPTAVTNNDESPALQGPGFSRVAHCNQPGLHSKKPLKYPSNSISTTKYNIITFLPKATFEQFRRVANLYFLLTALLSLTPLTPFSAVSMIAPLAFVVGLSMVKEALEDWNRFMQDMKVNSRKVSVHQGEGRFGYKNWQEVRVGDVVKVEKDKFFPADLLLLSSSYEDGICYVETMNLDGETNLKVKRSLEVTLPLDDDVAFADFTGTIRCEDPNPSLYTFVGNFEYEKKIYALDPSQVLLRDSKLRNTTLVYGVVIFTGHDSKVMQNATPSPSKRSTIEKQMDKIIYLLFTILVLISLISAVGYAVFVKFGMPHWWYLKPLDTSYIYDASKPILSGVYHLVTALILYGYLLPISLYVSLEVVKVLQATFINRDIYMCDEETGKTAEARTSNLNEELGQVDTILSDKTGTLTCNQMDFLRCSIAGVSYGLGSSDVDIAAAKHMLSEASCETGEDKDIEDLWEGGGEGLGSPERESEGSTISMVENSHNLTIKGFNFEDERLVHGNWSKEPNSGTILVFLRILSLCHTAIAEPNNKGNGFTYEAESPDEGAFLVAAREFGFEFSKRTQSSVFVREKYSPSEDPVEREFKILNILEFNSKRKRMSVIVRDENGHIILLCKGADSIILERLSKAGRIYEIETIKHLNEYGEAGLRTLALAYRALEESEYAAWNVEFLKAKTAIGPNRESELERVADMIERELVLIGATAVEDKLQKGVPQCIDRLAQAGLKIWVLTGDKIETAINIGFACSLLRQGMKQIRLSVDSSNILSLDPKKAAKENIMMQLTDASQMVNLEKDPNAAFALIIDGKTLTYALEDDLKKQFLSLAVECASVICCRVSPKQKALVTRLVKEGTGKTTLAIGDGANDVGMIQEADIGVGISGVEGMQAVMASDFSISQFSFLERLLVIHGHWCYKRIALMICYFFYKNIAFGLTIFYFEAYTGFSGQSVYDDWYMLLFNVILTSLPVISLGVFEQDVSSDVCLQFPALYQQGPRNLFFDWCRIFGWIGNGVYSSVLIFFLGIQIFSSQAFRVEGQTTDMAIVGTSMFTCIVCAVNLQIVQLMSHFTWMQHLFVWGSIATWYLFLLVYGMCSPLISGNDYQILSEALGPAPVYWAATLLIALACNLPYLVHISYQRSVNPLDHHIIQEIKHYNMDVEDRRMWKRERSKARQKTKIGFTARVEAKIRQLRWKLQKKVSLSIQTQP; encoded by the exons ATGGGCCGGAGAAGGTTACATGAACGTCTCCGCTGGACGAATCTCTATACTTTTTCCTGTATCCGTCCCACGGCGGTGACGAACAACGATGAATCCCCGGCCCTCCAAGGTCCCGGATTCTCGCGGGTGGCACATTGCAACCAACCCGGATTACACTCCAAGAAGCCCCTCAAGTACCCTTCCAATTCCATCAGCACCACCAAGTACAACATCATCACTTTCCTCCCAAAGGCCACCTTTGAGCAATTCCGTCGGGTGGCCAATCTCTACTTCCTTCTCACCGCACTCCTCTCCCTCACTCCCTTGACTCCCTTCTCTGCTGTCAGCATGATTGCGCCCTTGGCTTTCGTGGTTGGGCTCAGCATGGTCAAAGAGGCGCTGGAAGATTGGAACAGGTTCATGCAGGACATGAAGGTCAATAGCCGTAAGGTTAGTGTCCATCAAGGAGAAGGACGATTCGGCTACAAGAATTGGCAAGAGGTTCGTGTTGGAGATGTAGTGAAGGTTGAGAAGGACAAGTTCTTCCCAGCTGACTTGCTTCTTTTGTCCTCAAGTTATGAAGATGGAATTTGCTATGTTGAGACCATGAATTTGGATGGAGAAACAAATTTGAAGGTTAAAAGATCTTTGGAAGTGACTTTACCATTGGATGATGATGTGGCCTTTGCAGACTTTACTGGCACAATCCGTTGTGAGGACCCTAATCCTAGTCTCTACACTTTTGTCGGTAACTTTGAGTATGAAAAGAAGATTTATGCACTTGACCCTAGTCAGGTTCTTCTTAGGGATTCAAAGCTTAGAAATACTACATTGGTATATGGAGTGGTTATTTTCACTGGTCATGACAGTAAGGTTATGCAGAATGCTACCCCATCACCATCAAAGAGGAGCACAATAGAGAAACAAATGGATAAAATTATATACCTTCTCTTCACCATTCTTGTATTAATTTCATTGATAAGTGCAGTAGGTTATGCTGTTTTCGTAAAATTTGGGATGCCACACTGGTGGTACTTGAAACCATTAGACACCTCTTACATCTACGATGCATCGAAGCCCATATTATCTGGCGTCTACCATCTTGTCACTGCTCTTATTCTTTATGGATATTTGCTGCCAATTTCACTTTATGTTTCACTTGAGGTTGTCAAAGTGTTGCAAGCAACATTCATTAACCGAGATATTTACATGTGTGATGAGGAAACGGGGAAAACAGCAGAAGCACGAACATCCAATTTGAATGAAGAGCTTGGTCAAGTTGATACGATATTGTCAGATAAAACTGGCACCTTAACATGCAACCAAATGGATTTTTTGAGGTGCTCCATTGCAGGAGTTTCATATGGTCTTGGTTCCAGTGATGTCGATATTGCTGCTGCAAAGCATATGCTATCAGAAGCTTCTTGTGAAACTGGTGAGGATAAAGATATTGAGGATCTTTGGGAAGGCGGTGGAGAAGGTTTAGGCTCACCAGAAAGAGAATCGGAAGGTAGCACTATTAGCATGGTTGAGAATTCACATAACCTTACAATAAAGGGTTTTAACTTTGAAGATGAACGTCTCGTGCATGGCAATTGGTCAAAGGAACCAAATTCTGGTACAATTCTTGTATTTCTGAGGATACTTTCTTTATGCCATACGGCAATCGCTGAGCCAAACAACAAAGGGAATGGTTTTACTTATGAAGCAGAATCACCAGATGAAGGAGCTTTCCTAGTTGCAGCCAGAGAATTTGGCTTTGAATTTTCGAAGAGGACTCAATCAAGTGTCTTTGTGAGGGAAAAATACTCTCCTTCAGAGGATCCTGTAGAAAG GGAATTCAAGATTCTAAATATATTGGAATTCAACAGCAAAAGAAAGCGAATGTCAGTAATCGTACGTGATGAGAATGGACATATCATTCTTCTATGTAAAGGTGCTGATAG CATCATTTTGGAGCGACTGTCAAAAGCAGGAAGAATATATGAGATTGAGACCATCAAACACCTAAATGAATATGGGGAAGCAGGATTGCGCACTTTAGCATTGGCTTATCGGGCACTTGAAGAATCTGAGTATGCTGCTTGGAATGTTGAGTTTCTTAAAGCAAAAACTGCGATTGGGCCTAATAGAGAATCTGAACTTGAGCGAGTCGCAGACATGATCGAGAGGGAGCTGGTTCTCATCGGTGCAACTGCTGTAGAAGACAAATTACAAAAAGGA GTTCCTCAATGCATAGACAGATTAGCGCAAGCTGGTCTGAAGATTTGGGTTCTGACTGGCGATAAGATTGAGACTGCAATCAATATAGG ATTTGCTTGTAGTTTACTTAGGCAAGGCATGAAACAGATACGTTTATCGGTGGATAGCAGTAATATATTGTCATTAGACCCTAAAAAG GCTGCAAAAGAGAATATCATGATGCAGTTAACCGATGCCTCTCAAATGGTCAATCTAGAGAAGGATCCTAACGCAGCATTTGCTTTGATCATAGATGGCAAGACCTTAACCTATGCCCTGGAAGATGACTTAAAAAAACAATTTTTGAGTCTAGCAGTTGAATGTGCTTCCGTCATATGTTGTCGAGTGTCACCGAAGCAGAAGGCTTTG GTGACCCGGTTGGTGAAAGAAGGTACAGGAAAAACTACTTTGGCAATAGGTGATGGTGCGAATGATGTAGGCATGATTCAAGAGGCTGATATCGGCGTCGGAATTAGTGGCGTCGAAGGAATGCAG GCTGTAATGGCTAGTGATTTCTCCATTTCACAATTTAGTTTCCTTGAACGGCTTCTTGTCATCCACGGCCATTGGTGCTACAAGAGGATAGCGCTGATG ATTTGCTATTTCTTCTACAAGAACATCGCCTTTGGCCTCACAATCTTCTACTTTGAGGCTTATACTGGCTTCTCTGGACAATCAGTATACGATGATTGGTACATGTTATTGTTCAATGTCATTCTAACCTCATTGCCAGTGATATCGTTAGGTGTCTTCGAACAAGATGTATCGTCTGATGTATGCTTACAG TTCCCAGCCTTGTACCAACAAGGACCAAGGAACCTTTTTTTCGATTGGTGCAGGATTTTTGGTTGGATAGGAAATGGGGTATACTCATCAGTACTGATATTTTTCCTCGGCATCCAAATATTCTCTAGCCAGGCATTCCGTGTCGAGGGACAGACGACTGACATGGCTATTGTTGGAACAAGCATGTTCACTTGCATTGTTTGCGCCGTGAACTTACAAATAGTTCAACTAATGAGCCACTTCACTTGGATGCAACACCTCTTTGTATGGGGCAGCATTGCTACATGGTACCTCTTTTTGCTTGTTTATGGAATGTGCTCCCCTTTGATCTCCGGAAACGACTACCAAATACTCTCAGAAGCACTCGGCCCCGCCCCTGTCTATTGGGCTGCCACTCTTCTCATCGCTCTTGCCTGTAATCTTCCTTACTTGGTCCACATCTCCTACCAAAGATCTGTGAACCCACTCGATCACCATATCATCCAAGAGATCAAACACTACAATATGGATGTTGAGGACCGGCGCATGTGGAAGAGGGAGAGGTCGAAGGCCAGACAGAAGACTAAGATTGGCTTTACGGCAAGAGTAGAAGCCAAGATCAGGCAACTAAGGTGGAAGTTGCAGAAGAAAGTCTCATTGAGCATCCAGACTCAACCATGA
- the LOC122032325 gene encoding translation machinery-associated protein 22-like translates to MAEKPQAVRVLYCGVCSLPAEYCEFGPDFEKCKPWLRTHAPDLYPDLLKETDADKAAQQMKSVAISGSADAGGDAGGASSGSASASKQEEVKRLPGGKIKKKEKQEVIIEKIVRNKRKCVTVVKGLELFGVKLSDASKKLGKKFATGASVVKGPTEKEQIDVQGDIAYDIVEFITETWPDVPETAIFFIEDGRKVAAA, encoded by the exons ATGGCGGAAAAGCCGCAGGCGGTGCGTGTCCTCTACTGCGGCGTCTGCAGCCTCCCCGCGGAGTACTGCGAGTTCGGCCCTGACTTCGAGAAGTGCAAGCCCTGGCTCCGAACCCACGCTCCCGATCTGTACCCCGATCTCCTCAAAG AGACGGACGCGGACAAGGCCGCCCAGCAGATGAAGTCGGTGGCGATCTCGGGTTCCGCTGACGCAGGGGGAGATGCGGGCGGGGCTTCTTCAG GTAGTGCTTCAGCATCTAAGCAAGAGGAAGTAAAGCGCCTTCCTGGTggtaagataaagaagaag GAGAAACAAGAAGTTATCATTGAAAAGATTGTTCGCAATAAGCGCAAATGTGTTACTGTTGTGAAAGGCCTTGAACTTTTTG GTGTAAAACTGAGTGATGCATCAAAGAAGCTTGGTAAAAAGTTTGCTACAGGAGCTTCTGTTGTCAAG GGACCAACCGAGAAAGAACAGATTGATGTGCAAGGAGACATTGCCTACGATATTGTGGAATTCATTACTGAGACTTGGCCAGAT GTGCCAGAAACTGCAATTTTCTTCATAGAGGATGGAAGGAAGGTTGCTGCTGCTTAA
- the LOC122032334 gene encoding uncharacterized protein LOC122032334: MAAIAMAYSPVAVRASWDTNPSPKPPAFKPIKPARVPPPAPPPPPPPATTAQPTSSVPSRVAFLEKDFSMLLNAARRSTAKKGKSDEQYLGLETWLPVAPKVNKPRSIYNAASLAYLGDCIYELYARRHFLYPPLSINEYNDRVTKVVRCEAQDLLLKKLLDEDYLTEEEREILRWGKNIVSSKTRTRKRVGIAAYNRASSFETLVGYLYLTNMKRLEEIMYKLGFLTGASTELITEELRTNNLRKKPTTSASVDGELSTKPFAVQY; encoded by the exons ATGGCTGCAATCGCCATGGCGTACTCGCCGGTGGCGGTGAGGGCCTCGTGGGACACCAACCCGAGCCCCAAACCTCCGGCCTTCAAGCCGATCAAGCCCGCTCGAGTCCCGCCGcccgctcctcctcctcctcctcctccggcgACCACCGCCCAACCCACATCCAGCGTTCCGTCGAGGGTCGCCTTCCTCGAGAAGGACTTTTCTATGCTCCTCAACGCTGCCCGCCGCTCCACCGCCAAGAAAG GGAAATCGGACGAGCAGTACCTGGGATTGGAGACATGGTTGCCGGTTGCACCTAAAGTGAACAAGCCGCGTTCAATTTACAATGCGGCATCTCTGGCATACTTGGGAGACTGCATATATGAG TTATATGCTCGAAGGCACTTTTTATATCCACCTTTGAGTATCAACGAATACAATGATCGGGTTACTAAAGTTGTGCGCTGTGAAGCACAG GACTTATTGCTCAAGAAGCTTCTTGATGAAGACTACTTGACTGAGGAAGAAAG GGAAATACTTCGTTGGGGGAAAAATATTGTTTCCAGCAAAACACGAACCAGAAAGCGAGTCGGTATAGCTGCCTACAACAGAGCTTCTTCATTCGAAACACTG GTTGGATATCTTTACCTAACAAACATGAAGAGATTGGAAGAAATCATGTACAAGTTAGGATTCCTGACTGGAGCTTCAACAGAACTTATTACAGAGGAACTTCGCACAAATAATCTTCG GAAAAAACCAACAACTTCTGCATCTGTAGACGGCGAATTATCTACAAAACCTTTTGCAGTGCAATATTGA
- the LOC122032344 gene encoding uncharacterized protein LOC122032344, with the protein MRWPWDKLQQLQRRENRGRVWAAAILLWLLLMLATPRIPRTPSLHLFADMRNFLGVPNTLNVLTSFPLLLVGVPALVLCLSGCCFGISLRGEIWGWVLFYAGTAAAAFGSAYYHLKPDDDSVVWDKFPTMTSAASLLSILVIERIDEKIGMACLFSLMTFVLVSIGCERTFDDLRLCMMFHIVPCIAIPTLLFLFPPKYTHSRFWICATGFYLLARFLSVADKKVYSSSHYIISGHALEHLCLAVVPIILTLMLWLRNIKIARDS; encoded by the exons ATGCGGTGGCCGTGGGATAAGTTACAGCAGCTACAACGGCGGGAGAACCGGGGGAGGGTTTGGGCGGCGGCCATCCTGCTATGGCTGTTGCTGATGCTGGCCACGCCCAGGATCCCCCGCACCCCTTCCCTCCACCTCTTCGCGGACATGCGGAACTTCCTGG GTGTTCCGAATACGTTGAATGTTCTTACGAGTTTTCCCCTTTTGCTCGTCGGAGTCCCGGCGCTTGTTCTCTGCCTCTCCGGGTGTTGCTTCGGCATAAG CTTGCGGGGAGAAATTTGGGGATGGGTGTTGTTCTATGCCGGAACGGCCGCAGCGGCGTTTGGGTCGGCTTATTATCATCTGAAACCTGACGACGATAGCGTGGTCTGGGACAAATTTCCG ACAATGACTTCAGCTGCTTCACTGCTATCGATATTAGTAATAGAGAGAATAGATGAGAAGATTGGAATGGCTTGTTTGTTCTCCCTCATGACATTTGTTCTTGTCAGCATTGGATGTGAGAG GACATTCGATGATTTGCGACTATGCATGATGTTCCACATTGTTCCATGCATTGCAATCCCTACTTTGCTCTTCTTGTTTCCGCCTAAGTACACCCATTCAAGATTTTGGATATGTGCAACTG GATTTTACCTCCTAGCCAGATTTCTATCGGTAGCCGATAAGAAGGTTTACAGTTCAAGTCATTACATAATAAGCGGGCACGCATTGGAGCATCTATGCTTGGCAGTAGTTCCTATCATACTCACACTGATGCTTTGGCTAAGAAATATAAAGATTGCCAG GGATTCGTAG
- the LOC122032353 gene encoding iron-sulfur assembly protein IscA, chloroplastic-like isoform X1 yields the protein MALSAGVPSQILCGLQGGDSRTAAAPPSSIRFPRDFRRRSLVCVRSSLISAAPATGSVAPAISLTDKALNHLNKMRSERNEDLCLRIGVKQGGCSGMSYTMEFENRANSRPDDSIIEYNGFVIVCDPKSLLFVYGMQLDFSDALIGGGFSFKNPNATQTCGCGKSFAAEM from the exons ATGGCTCTCTCCGCCGGAGTCCCTAGCCAGATCTTATGCGGGTTGCAAGGCGGAGATTCTCGAACCGCGGCTGCACCTCCGTCTTCGATTAGGTTTCCCCGCGATTTCCGTCGCAGGAGTTTGGTCTGTGTCCGATCGTCGCTTATTTCAG CAGCTCCAGCAACTGGTAGTGTTGCCCCTGCAATTTCATTAACTGATAAAGCTTTAAACCATCTGAATAAAATGAGATCTGAACGCAACGAAGATCTGTGCTTGAGAATCGGAGTGAAGCAGGGCGGATGCTCTGGCATGTCCTACACTATGGAGTTTGAAAACCGAGCTAATTCACGGCCCGATGACTCGATCATAGAATACAATGGTTTCGTGATAG TATGTGATCCCAAGAGCCTCCTTTTCGTGTACGGAATGCAGCTAGATTTCAGTGATGCACTCATAGGTGGCGGTTTCTCATTTAAGAACCCTAATGCAACGCAAACATGCGGTTGCGGTAAATCCTTTGCTGCGGAAATGTAA
- the LOC122032353 gene encoding iron-sulfur assembly protein IscA, chloroplastic-like isoform X2, with protein sequence MALSAGVPSQILCGLQGGDSRTAAAPPSSIRFPRDFRRRSLVCVRSSLISAPATGSVAPAISLTDKALNHLNKMRSERNEDLCLRIGVKQGGCSGMSYTMEFENRANSRPDDSIIEYNGFVIVCDPKSLLFVYGMQLDFSDALIGGGFSFKNPNATQTCGCGKSFAAEM encoded by the exons ATGGCTCTCTCCGCCGGAGTCCCTAGCCAGATCTTATGCGGGTTGCAAGGCGGAGATTCTCGAACCGCGGCTGCACCTCCGTCTTCGATTAGGTTTCCCCGCGATTTCCGTCGCAGGAGTTTGGTCTGTGTCCGATCGTCGCTTATTTCAG CTCCAGCAACTGGTAGTGTTGCCCCTGCAATTTCATTAACTGATAAAGCTTTAAACCATCTGAATAAAATGAGATCTGAACGCAACGAAGATCTGTGCTTGAGAATCGGAGTGAAGCAGGGCGGATGCTCTGGCATGTCCTACACTATGGAGTTTGAAAACCGAGCTAATTCACGGCCCGATGACTCGATCATAGAATACAATGGTTTCGTGATAG TATGTGATCCCAAGAGCCTCCTTTTCGTGTACGGAATGCAGCTAGATTTCAGTGATGCACTCATAGGTGGCGGTTTCTCATTTAAGAACCCTAATGCAACGCAAACATGCGGTTGCGGTAAATCCTTTGCTGCGGAAATGTAA